A genome region from Nitrospirota bacterium includes the following:
- a CDS encoding MFS transporter, with protein sequence MKCERSLVGGRLNGYNAPVTEPLRLHGTPVNAPTPPARPPRARWIILALLFAISVVTYIDRVNISVTARQMMPAFGLTDGQMGRIFSAFVLGYALFQIPGGWLGDRWGARRVLTAAVLWWSLFTALTAVAATLPLADLVGIVGSLAVVRFLLGVGEAAALPNFNRAVADWLDPRERGLGIGIAIGGIGVGSALTPPVAAWLMVNFGWQTVFYLSAALGLLIAGLWYWCATDHPAQRPRTRGEALEAPPPGKTPWKAIGTTPAVWWLVLSYSCLGYVAYVYMSWFYLYLVNVRGFGELRGAVFASLPFLAVLVFCPLGGWVTDRLATAYGVTKGRGAAGMAGMLLSGTVIALGAVVDSAWIAILCLSLGAGWLYFTVGAYWASTTDLSKTHAGTLSGLMNTGANLGGSLSPTVTPWLADHWGWPVSLGAAALLAALGGLMWLKIDPGKGLRGSNEECGMWNGEA encoded by the coding sequence GTGAAGTGCGAGCGTTCGCTGGTCGGCGGTCGACTGAACGGCTATAATGCGCCGGTCACCGAACCACTCCGTCTGCATGGAACGCCCGTGAATGCTCCCACACCGCCCGCTCGTCCGCCGCGCGCCCGGTGGATCATCCTCGCCTTGTTGTTCGCCATCAGTGTCGTGACCTACATCGACCGTGTCAACATTTCCGTGACGGCGAGGCAGATGATGCCGGCTTTCGGGTTGACGGACGGACAAATGGGGCGCATCTTCTCCGCCTTCGTGCTGGGCTATGCGCTCTTTCAAATTCCCGGAGGATGGTTGGGGGATCGATGGGGCGCACGCCGCGTGTTGACCGCGGCGGTGCTCTGGTGGTCTCTGTTCACGGCCTTGACCGCGGTCGCCGCCACGCTGCCGCTGGCGGACCTGGTCGGAATCGTCGGTTCGCTCGCTGTCGTCAGATTTTTGCTCGGCGTCGGCGAGGCCGCGGCCTTGCCGAACTTCAACCGGGCCGTTGCGGATTGGCTCGACCCTCGAGAGCGGGGGCTGGGCATCGGGATCGCCATCGGCGGCATCGGGGTCGGCTCGGCGCTGACACCGCCCGTCGCGGCCTGGCTCATGGTGAATTTCGGGTGGCAGACGGTGTTCTACTTGTCGGCCGCGCTGGGGTTGCTGATCGCCGGTTTATGGTATTGGTGCGCGACGGATCATCCGGCGCAGCGTCCGCGGACGCGCGGCGAAGCGCTCGAGGCGCCGCCGCCCGGAAAGACGCCCTGGAAAGCCATCGGCACGACGCCGGCGGTATGGTGGCTTGTGCTCAGTTACAGTTGTCTGGGCTACGTCGCCTACGTGTACATGTCGTGGTTCTATCTCTACCTGGTGAACGTGCGCGGGTTCGGCGAGTTGCGCGGCGCCGTCTTCGCGTCTCTGCCGTTTCTGGCCGTTCTTGTGTTCTGTCCGCTGGGCGGGTGGGTCACCGATCGATTGGCGACCGCCTATGGCGTGACGAAGGGCCGAGGCGCCGCGGGAATGGCGGGCATGCTGCTCTCCGGAACGGTGATCGCGCTCGGTGCCGTGGTCGATTCCGCGTGGATCGCGATTCTCTGTCTCTCGCTGGGGGCCGGCTGGCTGTACTTTACGGTGGGGGCTTACTGGGCGTCGACAACCGATTTGTCCAAAACCCACGCGGGCACCCTGTCCGGACTGATGAACACCGGCGCCAACCTCGGGGGAAGCCTTTCTCCCACTGTGACGCCGTGGTTGGCCGACCACTGGGGGTGGCCCGTCTCGCTGGGCGCCGCGGCGTTGCTCGCCGCCCTCGGCGGGCTTATGTGGCTGAAGATCGATCCAGGCAAAGGGCTACGCGGGAGCAATGAGGAATGTGGAATGTGGAATGGCGAGGCTTGA
- a CDS encoding peptidylprolyl isomerase: MVMQFEKKNPRATIMTKFGEITVRFYPEEAPRHVENFLNLAKLGFYNGTTFHRVIPGFIIQGGDPLSKEADRRLHGTGGPGYWLIPEPNDRPHKRGAVSMAKVPRESNSTRDFNDSGSQFFICVADSSGLDRRYTVFGEVFRGMDVVDKIVAVPRDEFDNPLEPIVMQITVKE; the protein is encoded by the coding sequence ATGGTCATGCAATTTGAGAAGAAAAATCCCCGGGCGACGATCATGACGAAGTTCGGGGAGATCACGGTCCGCTTCTATCCCGAAGAGGCGCCCAGGCATGTGGAGAATTTTCTCAACCTGGCGAAGCTCGGCTTCTATAACGGCACGACCTTCCACCGCGTCATCCCGGGGTTCATCATTCAAGGCGGCGACCCGCTGAGTAAGGAAGCGGATCGCCGGTTGCACGGCACCGGGGGACCGGGCTATTGGCTCATCCCGGAACCGAACGACCGGCCCCACAAGCGCGGGGCGGTGTCGATGGCCAAAGTACCTCGCGAGAGTAACAGCACGCGCGACTTCAACGACAGCGGGTCGCAATTCTTCATCTGCGTGGCGGATTCCAGCGGACTGGACCGGCGCTATACCGTCTTCGGCGAAGTGTTCCGCGGGATGGACGTCGTGGACAAGATCGTGGCCGTCCCGCGCGACGAGTTCGACAATCCGCTGGAGCCGATCGTGATGCAGATTACGGTGAAGGAATAG